One window from the genome of Syngnathus typhle isolate RoL2023-S1 ecotype Sweden unplaced genomic scaffold, RoL_Styp_1.0 HiC_scaffold_43, whole genome shotgun sequence encodes:
- the LOC133148298 gene encoding uncharacterized protein LOC133148298 isoform X1, translating into MPLGFQQGEPVHQSIVSCAWRGQPSFISLLESGMDAKLDFYTRVIERFCLPPDAKLVYKDATGTEVDEDIFSDLVSQGNVTLSVFSNDEFSDCSLSSPSDYSDSSFSSCASTSTILLDEVPRKKPRLEGPLTAASARKLIEDVLGTSSGGEEVLQEYHTTKTLTDATRRKLVNIIVAHMIDKHGQLPSKAVREEYALGIVTVFPSLKDPYSKKGYEHFYDAASSTGYISWRLKTIQRKIRRGHASTSSPTGFSPGGGGPNVRRSIVVDQQLDGDTYQEAISLLNHTTDSSVIFLKMRETFQNRQKLIHDSDKTQDIFSIFPRFLDTKGLMNQDFTLLFEEEVSNLLLQKWDPFFRDNVIKEAKRLTPTPELRRMLQAAESPGSELDEAPIGLKSMVLSTKVDLLFAVPWRKTCQSFVK; encoded by the exons atgcccctgggctttcagcagggtgaacccgtgcatcaatcaatagtctcctgtgcgtggcgtggtcaaccgtcgtttatttcgctgctggaatcaggaatggatgcgaagttggacttttacacgagag tcatcgagagattttgcctgccacctgacgcaaaattagtgtacaaagatgcaacagggacagaagttgatgaggacattttcagtgaccttgtcagccaaggcaatgtgactctatcagttttctcaaatgacg aattttccgattgctccttgtcctctccatccgattattctgattcaagcttcagttcatgtgcaagtacatcaactatactcctagatgaggttcctaggaagaaaccaagacttgagggcccacttactgcagcatctgctagaaag ttgattgaagatgtccttggtaccagctcaggtggtgaagaggtcctccaagagtatcacacaacaaaaactctaacagatgctaccagaagaaagttggtcaatataatagtggcacacatgattgataaacacgg gcaactcccaagcaaagctgttcgagaagagtacgctcttgggatagtgacagtgttcccgtccctcaaagacccatactccaagaaaggctat gaacatttctatgatgctgcaagcagcaccggatacatttcttggcgtctgaaaacgattcagagaaagattcgaagaggacatgcatctacaagtagccccactggcttttccccaggaggag gaggcccaaatgtgcgcaggtccattgttgttgaccagcagcttgatggggatacataccaggaagccatctccttgctcaaccatacaacagacagttccgtaatttttctgaagatgagagagacctttcagaatcgccaaaaactcatccacgactcagacaaaactcaagatatcttctccatcttcccaagattcctggatacaaagggattg atgaatcaagacttcacactcctgtttgaagaggaggtttccaacctgctgctccagaaatgggatccgttcttcagagataacgtcatcaaagaggccaagcggctcaccccaacacctgagctgcgccgaatgctgcaggccgcagagtctccaggaagtgaacttgatgaggcaccaa ttgggttaaagtcgatggtgttgagtacaaaggtggacttgttgtttgcagttccatggaggaagacatgccagtcttttgtcaaatag
- the LOC133148298 gene encoding uncharacterized protein LOC133148298 isoform X3: MLIQVRYCQQQKYVKLDEVDGCFDFVQFHDKEFSDCSLSSPSDYSDSSFSSCASTSTILLDEVPRKKPRLEGPLTAASARKLIEDVLGTSSGGEEVLQEYHTTKTLTDATRRKLVNIIVAHMIDKHGQLPSKAVREEYALGIVTVFPSLKDPYSKKGYEHFYDAASSTGYISWRLKTIQRKIRRGHASTSSPTGFSPGGGGPNVRRSIVVDQQLDGDTYQEAISLLNHTTDSSVIFLKMRETFQNRQKLIHDSDKTQDIFSIFPRFLDTKGLMNQDFTLLFEEEVSNLLLQKWDPFFRDNVIKEAKRLTPTPELRRMLQAAESPGSELDEAPIGLKSMVLSTKVDLLFAVPWRKTCQSFVK, encoded by the exons atgttgatccaggttcggtattgccaacagcagaagtatgtgaagttggatgaggttgatggatgttttgattttgtgcagttccatgacaaag aattttccgattgctccttgtcctctccatccgattattctgattcaagcttcagttcatgtgcaagtacatcaactatactcctagatgaggttcctaggaagaaaccaagacttgagggcccacttactgcagcatctgctagaaag ttgattgaagatgtccttggtaccagctcaggtggtgaagaggtcctccaagagtatcacacaacaaaaactctaacagatgctaccagaagaaagttggtcaatataatagtggcacacatgattgataaacacgg gcaactcccaagcaaagctgttcgagaagagtacgctcttgggatagtgacagtgttcccgtccctcaaagacccatactccaagaaaggctat gaacatttctatgatgctgcaagcagcaccggatacatttcttggcgtctgaaaacgattcagagaaagattcgaagaggacatgcatctacaagtagccccactggcttttccccaggaggag gaggcccaaatgtgcgcaggtccattgttgttgaccagcagcttgatggggatacataccaggaagccatctccttgctcaaccatacaacagacagttccgtaatttttctgaagatgagagagacctttcagaatcgccaaaaactcatccacgactcagacaaaactcaagatatcttctccatcttcccaagattcctggatacaaagggattg atgaatcaagacttcacactcctgtttgaagaggaggtttccaacctgctgctccagaaatgggatccgttcttcagagataacgtcatcaaagaggccaagcggctcaccccaacacctgagctgcgccgaatgctgcaggccgcagagtctccaggaagtgaacttgatgaggcaccaa ttgggttaaagtcgatggtgttgagtacaaaggtggacttgttgtttgcagttccatggaggaagacatgccagtcttttgtcaaatag
- the LOC133148298 gene encoding uncharacterized protein LOC133148298 isoform X2, producing the protein MLIQVRYCQQQKYVKLDEVDGCFDFVQFHDKVIERFCLPPDAKLVYKDATGTEVDEDIFSDLVSQGNVTLSVFSNDEFSDCSLSSPSDYSDSSFSSCASTSTILLDEVPRKKPRLEGPLTAASARKLIEDVLGTSSGGEEVLQEYHTTKTLTDATRRKLVNIIVAHMIDKHGQLPSKAVREEYALGIVTVFPSLKDPYSKKGYEHFYDAASSTGYISWRLKTIQRKIRRGHASTSSPTGFSPGGGGPNVRRSIVVDQQLDGDTYQEAISLLNHTTDSSVIFLKMRETFQNRQKLIHDSDKTQDIFSIFPRFLDTKGLMNQDFTLLFEEEVSNLLLQKWDPFFRDNVIKEAKRLTPTPELRRMLQAAESPGSELDEAPIGLKSMVLSTKVDLLFAVPWRKTCQSFVK; encoded by the exons atgttgatccaggttcggtattgccaacagcagaagtatgtgaagttggatgaggttgatggatgttttgattttgtgcagttccatgacaaag tcatcgagagattttgcctgccacctgacgcaaaattagtgtacaaagatgcaacagggacagaagttgatgaggacattttcagtgaccttgtcagccaaggcaatgtgactctatcagttttctcaaatgacg aattttccgattgctccttgtcctctccatccgattattctgattcaagcttcagttcatgtgcaagtacatcaactatactcctagatgaggttcctaggaagaaaccaagacttgagggcccacttactgcagcatctgctagaaag ttgattgaagatgtccttggtaccagctcaggtggtgaagaggtcctccaagagtatcacacaacaaaaactctaacagatgctaccagaagaaagttggtcaatataatagtggcacacatgattgataaacacgg gcaactcccaagcaaagctgttcgagaagagtacgctcttgggatagtgacagtgttcccgtccctcaaagacccatactccaagaaaggctat gaacatttctatgatgctgcaagcagcaccggatacatttcttggcgtctgaaaacgattcagagaaagattcgaagaggacatgcatctacaagtagccccactggcttttccccaggaggag gaggcccaaatgtgcgcaggtccattgttgttgaccagcagcttgatggggatacataccaggaagccatctccttgctcaaccatacaacagacagttccgtaatttttctgaagatgagagagacctttcagaatcgccaaaaactcatccacgactcagacaaaactcaagatatcttctccatcttcccaagattcctggatacaaagggattg atgaatcaagacttcacactcctgtttgaagaggaggtttccaacctgctgctccagaaatgggatccgttcttcagagataacgtcatcaaagaggccaagcggctcaccccaacacctgagctgcgccgaatgctgcaggccgcagagtctccaggaagtgaacttgatgaggcaccaa ttgggttaaagtcgatggtgttgagtacaaaggtggacttgttgtttgcagttccatggaggaagacatgccagtcttttgtcaaatag